One stretch of Scophthalmus maximus strain ysfricsl-2021 chromosome 12, ASM2237912v1, whole genome shotgun sequence DNA includes these proteins:
- the lepa gene encoding leptin a isoform X1, which yields MSIFLSRHLDCFLFVFRMHIPLALLFLVAAPGCASVSTKRDSIRNTRHNIINIAQITLVHIKKLRTKLPVAPQIEVSCPSIEGLTSISRDLGLLDNELWSPFTELLSQIQADVSSLEGRVRSLALTMDCPATARPKGETRDTSFPHSHLYLTLTKVQRYLDKLLLHKDKLKVC from the exons ATGAGCATATTTCTGTCACGGCATCTTGATTGTTTCCTTTTCGTTTTTAGGATGCACATCCCTCTGGCCCTTCTCTTTCTCGTGGCGGCTCCTGGTTGCGCAAGTGTTTCCACAAAGAGGGACTCCATCAGAAATACCCGACACAACATAATAAATATCGCTCAAATCACTCTGGTCCACATTAAGAAACTGAGGACAAAG TTGCCGGTCGCTCCACAGATAGAGGTCAGCTGCCCCTCTATCGAGGGACTGACCAGCATCAGCCGTGACCTTGGACTTCTGGATAATGAGCTGTGGAGCCCTTTCACCGAGCTCCTCAGCCAGATCCAGGCCGACGTGTCCAGCTTGGAGGGAAGGGTGCGCTCCCTCGCCCTGACCATGGACTGTCCTGCCACGGCCAGGCCCAAAGGAGAGACCAGGGACACTTCGTTCCCGCACAGTCACCTTTACCTGACTCTGACCAAGGTGCAGCGCTACCTGGACAAGTTGCTTCTCCACAAGGACAAGCTCAAGGTCTGCTGA
- the lepa gene encoding leptin a isoform X2, which yields MHIPLALLFLVAAPGCASVSTKRDSIRNTRHNIINIAQITLVHIKKLRTKLPVAPQIEVSCPSIEGLTSISRDLGLLDNELWSPFTELLSQIQADVSSLEGRVRSLALTMDCPATARPKGETRDTSFPHSHLYLTLTKVQRYLDKLLLHKDKLKVC from the exons ATGCACATCCCTCTGGCCCTTCTCTTTCTCGTGGCGGCTCCTGGTTGCGCAAGTGTTTCCACAAAGAGGGACTCCATCAGAAATACCCGACACAACATAATAAATATCGCTCAAATCACTCTGGTCCACATTAAGAAACTGAGGACAAAG TTGCCGGTCGCTCCACAGATAGAGGTCAGCTGCCCCTCTATCGAGGGACTGACCAGCATCAGCCGTGACCTTGGACTTCTGGATAATGAGCTGTGGAGCCCTTTCACCGAGCTCCTCAGCCAGATCCAGGCCGACGTGTCCAGCTTGGAGGGAAGGGTGCGCTCCCTCGCCCTGACCATGGACTGTCCTGCCACGGCCAGGCCCAAAGGAGAGACCAGGGACACTTCGTTCCCGCACAGTCACCTTTACCTGACTCTGACCAAGGTGCAGCGCTACCTGGACAAGTTGCTTCTCCACAAGGACAAGCTCAAGGTCTGCTGA
- the LOC118291131 gene encoding uncharacterized protein LOC118291131, with the protein MGNGPLSGVFRADAEATPGQVGGGRFIERRIRNGITYYYTPLPEPLCPAKDSPTSPDLCPLTDPPSADPSSSPLLSDSPSHTNASSHNQPDSASTSRPLLLFFPWLGAKPVAVAKYRDLYLDRGLDVLVVRSGVMHFLWPRWGLDYGREVMNILEEPQFSGRPVLVHASSIGGYTFTQILILIAQGQGNYAGLAQRVIGQICDSLVVGTLEHMAIGLGKTLVPRLEGFVKNTALFYFWLFKTHTADFYNNSIRVFQNSPVTAPALFYFSEDDALCDPVAMEKVIDLWRARGVAVESRKWKESTHAAHMRRHPRDYMSTLEKFLRPLAISPPEAKV; encoded by the exons ATGGGCAACGGACCGCTGTCAGG TGTTTTCAGGGCGGATGCAGAAGCCACGCCTGGACAAGTAGGTGGAGGGAGGTTCATAGAGAGGAGGATCCGGAACGGCATCACTTACTATTACACTCCGCTCCCGGAGCCACTGTGTCCTGCCAAAGACTCTCCAACATCCCCTGATCTTTGCCCCCTCACAGACCCCCCCTCTGCAGATCCGTCCTCCTCCCCATTGCTGTCTGATTCACCCTCACACACGAATGCCTCCTCCCACAACCAGCCAGATTCCGCCTCCACTTCCCGTCcgctccttctcttcttcccgtGGCTCGGCGCCAAGCCAGTGGCGGTGGCCAAGTACAGGGACCTTTACCTGGACCGCGGCCTCGACGTCCTCGTGGTCCGGAGCGGTGTGATGCACTTCCTGTGGCCTCGATGGGGGCTCGACTACGGACGCGAAGTGATGAATATTTTGGAGGAGCCTCAGTTCTCGGGGAGGCCCGTGCTGGTCCACGCCTCCTCCATCGGTGGCTACACCTTCACCCAGATACTCATCCTCATCGCTCAGGGGCAGGGGAACTATGCCGGCCTGGCCCAGAGGGTGATAGGGCAAATCTGTGACAGCTTGGTGGTTGGCACTCTGGAGCACATGGCGATAG GCCTCGGCAAGACTCTGGTGCCACGTCTCGAGGGCTTCGTCAAGAACACAGCCCTGTTCTACTTCTGGCTCTTCAAAACCCACACGGCCGACTTCTACAACAACAGCATCCGGGTTTTCCAAAACAGCCCCGTCACCGCGCCGGCCCTCTTCTACTTCAGTGAAGATGACGCCCTGTGCGACCCGGTCGCCATGGAGAAGGTTATCGACCTCTGGAGGGCGAGGGGCGTGGCCGTGgagagcaggaagtggaagGAGTCCACGCACGCGGCGCACATGCGACGCCACCCACGGGACTACATGTCGACGCTGGAGAAGTTCTTGAGGCCACTGGCGATTTCCCCCCCCGAAGCAAAAGTGTGA